In a single window of the Necator americanus strain Aroian chromosome X, whole genome shotgun sequence genome:
- a CDS encoding hypothetical protein (NECATOR_CHRX.G23210.T4), whose translation MDIWPPLTNPTPMGSWQPTLWISGPGAAIRRRWARGNPLYGYLASAHQSDPGVPFEPYFMDIWPRRTNPTPVEPSHPILWISGAGAPIRRRWARGNSLYGYLASAHQSDADGLVATHFMDIWRRRTNPTPVEPSHPILWISGAGAPIRRRWARGNLTLWISGPGAPIRRRWARGNPLYGYLAPEHQSDAGGTIAPHFMDIWGSRTYPTPLCSWQPLFMDIWPPRTNPTPLDSSQPILLLSGL comes from the coding sequence atggatatctggcctccgctcaccaatccgacgccgatgggctcgtggcaacccactttatggatatctggtcCTGGCGCggcaatccgacgccgttgggctcgtggcaacccactttatggatatctggcctcCGCTCACCAATCCGACCCTGGTGTACCCTTCGAACcctattttatggatatctggccccggcgcaccaatccgacgccggtggaaccatcgcaccccattttatggatatctggcgccggcgcaccaatccgacgccgttgggctcgtggcaactcactttatggatatctggcctccgctcaccaatccgacgccgatgggctcgtggcaacccactttatggatatctggcgccggcgcaccaatccgacgccggtggaaccatcgcaccccattttatggatatctggcgccggcgcaccaatccgacgccgttgggctcgtggcaacctcactttatggatatctggccccggcgcaccaatccgacgccgttgggctcgtggcaacccactttatggatatctggctccggagcaccaatccgacgccggtggaacaatcgcaccccattttatggatatctggggCAGCCGCacctatccgacgccgttatGCTCGTGGCAACCTctctttatggatatctggcccccgcgcaccaatccgacgccctTAGATTCTTCGCAGCCCATATTATTGCTTTCTGGCTTATAG
- a CDS encoding hypothetical protein (NECATOR_CHRX.G23211.T1), whose translation MCFKFYAKHSDRKESPDSGGKPGTVAPGRAGLQESYRLPKRRRTRKAICTYNARTLASEAAIEDLMMQVKKIKYDVIGLKETRRRHPLNAVYKIGEELTEEVLVELAPSSTRVWQRTSTLPNNLRPESDVCG comes from the coding sequence AtgtgttttaaattttatgcaaaacacagtgatagaaaagagtctcctgattccggaggaaagcctggtacggtagcgccaggtagggcggggttgcaggagtcatataggctgcCGAAACGGAGAAGGACTAGGAAGGcaatctgtacttataacgcacgtacgcttgcatcggaagcggccatcgaagatctgatgatgcaagtcaagaagatcaagtatgacgtcatcggactgaaagagacgagacgacgtcaccctctcaacgctgtATATAAAATAGGAGAAGAACTGACAgaagaggtgttggtggagttggcgccctcgtcaacacgagtatggcaaagaacatcgacacttccgaacaacttacgacccgaatcggacgtctgcggatga
- a CDS encoding hypothetical protein (NECATOR_CHRX.G23212.T2), with amino-acid sequence MAICICNARTLASEAAIEDPMMQAKKIKNMRQRRCWWSWRPRSMAKNIDSFEQLTTRIGRLRMGRCGPKPALTIFVAYAPISSYDKEEVEAFYMDLGKFYREDHAFYKVIIGDFNAIVGPRRTSEELHIGIHGLQWNDQAERLSEFIMMAKTIRGNSQFQKPSSLRWTWESPGGGERNPRTTINWDLFAMLAGFWEDSAMDNIDEEYDRLVEHLHDCAKKAESFKTTKRRLSLETLELI; translated from the exons atggcaaTCTGTATTtgtaacgcacgtacgcttgcatcggaagcggccatcgaagatccgatgatgcaagccaagaagatcaa gaacatgcgacagaggaggtgttggtggagttggcgccctcggagtatggcaaagaacatcgactctttcgaacaacttacgacccgaatcggacgtctgcggatgggaagatgtggtccaaaaccagctttgactatcttcgtcgcttacgctccaataTCAAGCTACGataaagaagaagtcgaagctttctatatggacctggggaagttctaccgagaagatcatgccttctacaaagtCATAATTGGAGATTTCAATGCCatagttggcccaagaagaacgtcggaggaacttcacatcgggatccacggcctacaatggaacgaccaggcagagaggctctccgagttcatcatgatgGCTAAGACCATCcgtgggaactcgcaattccaaaagccctcctctctacgctggacgtgggagtcacccggtggagg agagagaaatcccaggactaccatcaactgggatctcttcgctatgctagccggcttttgggaagattccgcaatggacaacatcgacgaggaatatgaccggctcgttgaacaccttcacgactgcgcgaagaaggctgagagttttaaaaccactaAGAGAcgtctgtctcttgaaactcttgagctgatctga
- a CDS encoding hypothetical protein (NECATOR_CHRX.G23212.T1): MAKNIDSFEQLTTRIGRLRMGRCGPKPALTIFVAYAPISSYDKEEVEAFYMDLGKFYREDHAFYKVIIGDFNAIVGPRRTSEELHIGIHGLQWNDQAERLSEFIMMAKTIRGNSQFQKPSSLRWTWESPGGG; this comes from the coding sequence atggcaaagaacatcgactctttcgaacaacttacgacccgaatcggacgtctgcggatgggaagatgtggtccaaaaccagctttgactatcttcgtcgcttacgctccaataTCAAGCTACGataaagaagaagtcgaagctttctatatggacctggggaagttctaccgagaagatcatgccttctacaaagtCATAATTGGAGATTTCAATGCCatagttggcccaagaagaacgtcggaggaacttcacatcgggatccacggcctacaatggaacgaccaggcagagaggctctccgagttcatcatgatgGCTAAGACCATCcgtgggaactcgcaattccaaaagccctcctctctacgctggacgtgggagtcacccggtggagggtaa
- a CDS encoding hypothetical protein (NECATOR_CHRX.G23213.T1): MEEIIYDFYSDLFDSHVHLPPHHLREDGQVIPEVLPSEIRHAIMSVRNRTAPGPDRIRPEHLKSLPPVLINTLARLFTRYLSECKVPKQWKTSKTVLLYKKGDPHDIGNYRPICLLSVIYKLFTRVILNRIEKVLDERQTCEQAGFRKGFSTIDHIQTVSELIEVSREYKKPFCLTFIDLKKVFDSFETEAAVEALDNQGVPTQYIKVPRELYSNFISRISPFYRNIVIDVKRGGGGVQQGDTIFTPKIFTATLENAMRKLECYYMGVKIDGRQLHHLRFADDVVLITPSISQAERMLTEFDETCECIGLQLNLQKTMFMRNGWVSDAPFTFNKTNISECTSYVYLGRELNMMNDLTPELGRRRRAAWGAYKSIEDVMKKTRNTRLRAHLFNTTVLPALTYASETWAFRKQEEGGERH; this comes from the coding sequence ATGGAggaaatcatctacgacttctactctgatctcttcgacagccatgtccacttgcctcctcaccatctgagggaagatggacaagtcattccagaggttctcccgtccgaaatacgacatgctatcatgtcggtaagaaatcgtacggcacccggtcccgacagaataagaccagaacacctgaagagccttccgcctgtactcatcaacacccttgcgaggctctttacacgttatctgtcggaatgcaaggttcctaaacagtggaagaccagcaagaccgtgttgttgtataaaaagggagatccacatgacatcggcaactatcgtccaatctgcctactgtccgtcatctacaagctctttacaagagtaatccttaataggattgaaaaagtcttggatgaaagACAGACATGCGAGCaggcagggtttcgaaaaggattcagcacgattgaccacattcagaCTGTTTCggaactcatcgaggtatcacgagagtacaagaagccgttctgtctcaccttcatcgacttaaagaaggtcTTCGACTCATTTGAGACGGAGGCGGCCGTGGAAgctttggacaaccaaggcgtccctactcagtacataaaggtgcctcgagagttgtacagtaactttatttccagaatttcgccattctacaggAACAtcgtcattgacgtgaagagggggggggggggtgtccaacagggtgatacaattttcacacccaaaatattcacagccaccctcgagaacgcaatgcgaaagttggaatgttactacatgggagtgaagattgatggtcggcagctacaccatttgcgctttgctgatgacgtcgtactgataacacctagcatcagccaagcggaacgaatgctgaccgaattcgacgaaacatgtgaatgcattggtcttcagctgaatctacaaaagacgatgttcatgcggaacggatgggtctcggatgccccattcacgttCAACaaaacgaacatatccgaatgcaccagctacgtttatctgggtcgggaactgaacatgatgaacgacctgacccccgagctgggcagaaggagacgagcggcttggggagcgtataagagcatcgaggatgtaatgaagaagaccaggaacacccggctccgtgctcacctcttcaacaccaccgtacttcctgctttgacctatgcttcggaaacctgggcatttcgcaagcaggaagaaggAGGTGAACGTcactga
- a CDS encoding hypothetical protein (NECATOR_CHRX.G23214.T1): MLGVSRFTQVRDAIRNSFLRQRSKIRDAAAFAKQSKIRWAGHVMRFNDNRWTRAVSDWVPRDIKRTTGRPPTRWSDFFTKSFKEKYDALRVPRERRNHWATLVRDRDKWKNYWRPLGQFENQRESR; this comes from the coding sequence atgctaggagtgtcccgtttcacgcaagtgagggacgcgATTCGAAATTCcttcctacgtcaacgatcgaagattagagacgccgccgcgtttgccaagcaaagtaaaataaggtgggccggacacgtgatgcgctttaatgacaaccgttggaccagagccgtgagcgactgggttccccgcgatattaagcgcactacaggaagaccgccgacccgatggtcagatttcttcacgaagtccttcaaagaaaaatatgatgctcttcgtgtcccacgcgaaaggaggaaccactgggctactctagtacgcgatcgggacaaatggaagaattactggcgcccgctcggcCAGTTCGAaaatcaacgggagtcaaggtga
- a CDS encoding hypothetical protein (NECATOR_CHRX.G23215.T1) codes for MTPIWLSEDHSDTSRDAIEEEFICRISIRSIRKPSHMKLPRPWGDEEEFAEFWAVYETLVHQNKVLRTVEKMLLLKDSLRARAEMTIKWIQSIPQNYKGVVESIKNKYGNKPINRAKILQKLTDLLCAKNNAENCTYIFWENRNVD; via the coding sequence ATGACGCCAATATGGCTCTCAGAGGATCATTCTGATACTAGCAGAGATGCGATCGAAGAAGAGTTCATATGTAGAATCAGTATCAGAAGTATCAGAAAACCAAGTCATATGAAACTTCCTAGGCCTTGGggagatgaagaagaattcgCAGAATTCTGGGCAGTCTATGAAACACTGGTACATCAGAATAAAGTACTCAGAACAGTTGAGAAAATGCTTCTTCTCAAAGATAGTCTTCGAGCAAGAGCGGAAATGACCATCAAATGGATACAATCAATTCCCCAGAATTATAAAGGGGTGGTTGAAAGTATAAAGAACAAATATGGTAACAAACCTATAAATAGAGCAAAGATCTTGCAGAAACTAACTGATCTTCTATGTGCAAAGAACAATGCCGAGAATTGCACATatattttttgggaaaatagGAATGTTGATTAA
- a CDS encoding hypothetical protein (NECATOR_CHRX.G23216.T4), which translates to MGRHKRDKRRSQSEFIEGDDDEAGKHLRCAQSTLELYSKRRSAKNDEAISATSDVLPIPLLTRVNKLNAVKEAGIEDSSPCIVLARSEITEKVSDENMHFQDSREHLRDLSARALNGMNALDFRDRMLSSLRTYKAMSALDCGSRPVFQPFLRRNLLYLMAFADRVVPTYTFGEDEPPLLWPWKPVYNIPRRAIADRRVRLNEIIEVLLSRNSIEEKVRELSDVRSFQFSVGALAAFKRTMDVKILHHCLAYRKFLRARGMSVPFPRKRVESSIGNIVDNRIYHSLLSEDSATLSFRMVFHNFLEGERLAKVQVYIVQQRGKSFGKVERLPSATFTVSVNAPMQPVAIDLPAIFSDSPLRVYVIVRVDVTNNLKGVRVDARASKESIRLLLFHNLRNVMFRLDYQRQMPSRLL; encoded by the exons ATGGGTAGGCACAAGCGAGACAAGAGAAGATCTCAGTCGGAATTCATCGAAGGAGACGATGATGAAGCTGGAAAGCACTTACGTTGCGCACAGAGTACGCTAGAACTGTATTCGAAGAGAAGGTCTGCAAAAAACGATGAGGCGATTTCTGCTACTTCCGATGTTCTGCCTATTCCTCTGCTAACACGTGTG AACAAACTAAATGCCGTTAAAGAAGCTGGTATAGAGGACTCGAG CCCATGTATAGTACTGGCTAGAAgcgaaataacagaaaaagttTCCGACGAAAACATGCATTTTCAAGATTCACGTGAACATCTC AGGGACCTGAGCGCTCGGGCGTTGAATGGAATGAACGCACTCGATTTTCGTGATAGGATGCTCT CTTCTCTTCGTACATACAAGGCTATGTCAGCTTTGGATTGTGGTAGCCGGCCAGTTTTCCAGCCATTTCTGCGTCGTAATCTTCTTTACCTCATGGCCTTTGCGGATAGG GTTGTTCCCACTTACACATTTGGTGAGGATGAACCGCCGTTATTGTGGCCATGGAAACCAGTGTACAATATTCCTCGACGCGCTATAGCCGATCGTCGGGTGCGGCTGAACGAAATTATAGAAGTGTTGCTCTCTCGTAATTCCATTGAAGAGAAA GTTCGAGAACTCAGTGATGTTcgtagttttcaattttctgtcGGAGCTCTAGCAGCTTTTAAGAGAACGATGGATGTAAAAATTTTACATCACTGCTTGGCTTATCGGAAGTTTCTCAGAGCTCGTGGCATG TCCGTTCcgtttccaagaaaaagagttgaaTCCTCAATTGGTAATATTGTTGACAATCGTATTTAccattctcttctttctgaagattcTGCGACTTTGTCGTTCAG GATGGTATTCCATAATTTCCTTGAAGGAGAGCGTCTAGCAAAAGTACAGGTTTATATTGTCCAACAAAGGGGAAAATCGTTTGGGAAGGTT GAACGCCTTCCGTCTGCTACATTTACAGTTTCTGTGAATGCTCCCATGCAGCCGGTTGCAATCGATCTACCAGCAATATTTAGTGATTCACCTCTGCGAGTTTACGTAATTGTACGTGTAGATGTGACGAATAACTTGAAGGGTGTTCGTGTGGATG ctagagcttCCAAAGAGTCTATCCGTCTGTTGCTATTCCATAATCTTCGAAACGTTATGTTTCGTCTGGACTATCAGCGTCAAATGCCTTCACGTCTTCTTTAA
- a CDS encoding hypothetical protein (NECATOR_CHRX.G23216.T3), whose protein sequence is MGRHKRDKRRSQSEFIEGDDDEAGKHLRCAQSTLELYSKRRSAKNDEAISATSDVLPIPLLTRVNKLNAVKEAGIEDSSPCIVLARSEITEKVSDENMHFQDSREHLRDLSARALNGMNALDFRDRMLSSLRTYKAMSALDCGSRPVFQPFLRRNLLYLMAFADRVVPTYTFGEDEPPLLWPWKPVYNIPRRAIADRRVRELSDVRSFQFSVGALAAFKRTMDVKILHHCLAYRKFLRARGMSVPFPRKRVESSIGNIVDNRIYHSLLSEDSATLSFRMVFHNFLEGERLAKVQVYIVQQRGKSFGKVERLPSATFTVSVNAPMQPVAIDLPAIFSDSPLRVYVIVRVDVTNNLKGVRVDARASKESIRLLLFHNLRNVMFRLDYQRQMPSRLL, encoded by the exons ATGGGTAGGCACAAGCGAGACAAGAGAAGATCTCAGTCGGAATTCATCGAAGGAGACGATGATGAAGCTGGAAAGCACTTACGTTGCGCACAGAGTACGCTAGAACTGTATTCGAAGAGAAGGTCTGCAAAAAACGATGAGGCGATTTCTGCTACTTCCGATGTTCTGCCTATTCCTCTGCTAACACGTGTG AACAAACTAAATGCCGTTAAAGAAGCTGGTATAGAGGACTCGAG CCCATGTATAGTACTGGCTAGAAgcgaaataacagaaaaagttTCCGACGAAAACATGCATTTTCAAGATTCACGTGAACATCTC AGGGACCTGAGCGCTCGGGCGTTGAATGGAATGAACGCACTCGATTTTCGTGATAGGATGCTCT CTTCTCTTCGTACATACAAGGCTATGTCAGCTTTGGATTGTGGTAGCCGGCCAGTTTTCCAGCCATTTCTGCGTCGTAATCTTCTTTACCTCATGGCCTTTGCGGATAGG GTTGTTCCCACTTACACATTTGGTGAGGATGAACCGCCGTTATTGTGGCCATGGAAACCAGTGTACAATATTCCTCGACGCGCTATAGCCGATCGTCGG GTTCGAGAACTCAGTGATGTTcgtagttttcaattttctgtcGGAGCTCTAGCAGCTTTTAAGAGAACGATGGATGTAAAAATTTTACATCACTGCTTGGCTTATCGGAAGTTTCTCAGAGCTCGTGGCATG TCCGTTCcgtttccaagaaaaagagttgaaTCCTCAATTGGTAATATTGTTGACAATCGTATTTAccattctcttctttctgaagattcTGCGACTTTGTCGTTCAG GATGGTATTCCATAATTTCCTTGAAGGAGAGCGTCTAGCAAAAGTACAGGTTTATATTGTCCAACAAAGGGGAAAATCGTTTGGGAAGGTT GAACGCCTTCCGTCTGCTACATTTACAGTTTCTGTGAATGCTCCCATGCAGCCGGTTGCAATCGATCTACCAGCAATATTTAGTGATTCACCTCTGCGAGTTTACGTAATTGTACGTGTAGATGTGACGAATAACTTGAAGGGTGTTCGTGTGGATG ctagagcttCCAAAGAGTCTATCCGTCTGTTGCTATTCCATAATCTTCGAAACGTTATGTTTCGTCTGGACTATCAGCGTCAAATGCCTTCACGTCTTCTTTAA
- a CDS encoding hypothetical protein (NECATOR_CHRX.G23216.T1) — protein sequence MGRHKRDKRRSQSEFIEGDDDEAGKHLRCAQSTLELYSKRRSAKNDEAISATSDVLPIPLLTRVNKLNAVKEAGIEDSSPCIVLARSEITEKVSDENMHFQDSREHLRDLSARALNGMNALDFRDRMLCGSSIFIPSFSSYIQGYVSFGLW from the exons ATGGGTAGGCACAAGCGAGACAAGAGAAGATCTCAGTCGGAATTCATCGAAGGAGACGATGATGAAGCTGGAAAGCACTTACGTTGCGCACAGAGTACGCTAGAACTGTATTCGAAGAGAAGGTCTGCAAAAAACGATGAGGCGATTTCTGCTACTTCCGATGTTCTGCCTATTCCTCTGCTAACACGTGTG AACAAACTAAATGCCGTTAAAGAAGCTGGTATAGAGGACTCGAG CCCATGTATAGTACTGGCTAGAAgcgaaataacagaaaaagttTCCGACGAAAACATGCATTTTCAAGATTCACGTGAACATCTC AGGGACCTGAGCGCTCGGGCGTTGAATGGAATGAACGCACTCGATTTTCGTGATAGGATGCTCTGTGGGTCAAGTATTTTCATACCCAG CTTCTCTTCGTACATACAAGGCTATGTCAGCTTTGGATTGTGGTAG
- a CDS encoding hypothetical protein (NECATOR_CHRX.G23216.T2), producing MAFADRVVPTYTFGEDEPPLLWPWKPVYNIPRRAIADRRVRLNEIIEVLLSRNSIEEKVRELSDVRSFQFSVGALAAFKRTMDVKILHHCLAYRKFLRARGMSVPFPRKRVESSIGNIVDNRIYHSLLSEDSATLSFRMVFHNFLEGERLAKVQVYIVQQRGKSFGKVERLPSATFTVSVNAPMQPVAIDLPAIFSDSPLRVYVIVRVDVTNNLKGVRVDAIDRDCVCKPFFTIAEFVSDSKNEIALFGTQRWLPCYWLS from the exons ATGGCCTTTGCGGATAGG GTTGTTCCCACTTACACATTTGGTGAGGATGAACCGCCGTTATTGTGGCCATGGAAACCAGTGTACAATATTCCTCGACGCGCTATAGCCGATCGTCGGGTGCGGCTGAACGAAATTATAGAAGTGTTGCTCTCTCGTAATTCCATTGAAGAGAAA GTTCGAGAACTCAGTGATGTTcgtagttttcaattttctgtcGGAGCTCTAGCAGCTTTTAAGAGAACGATGGATGTAAAAATTTTACATCACTGCTTGGCTTATCGGAAGTTTCTCAGAGCTCGTGGCATG TCCGTTCcgtttccaagaaaaagagttgaaTCCTCAATTGGTAATATTGTTGACAATCGTATTTAccattctcttctttctgaagattcTGCGACTTTGTCGTTCAG GATGGTATTCCATAATTTCCTTGAAGGAGAGCGTCTAGCAAAAGTACAGGTTTATATTGTCCAACAAAGGGGAAAATCGTTTGGGAAGGTT GAACGCCTTCCGTCTGCTACATTTACAGTTTCTGTGAATGCTCCCATGCAGCCGGTTGCAATCGATCTACCAGCAATATTTAGTGATTCACCTCTGCGAGTTTACGTAATTGTACGTGTAGATGTGACGAATAACTTGAAGGGTGTTCGTGTGGATG CCATAGATAGGGACTGTGTTTGCAAACCTTTTTTCACCATTGCCGAATTTGTATCAGATTCAAAGAACGAGATTGCTTTGTTTGGTACTCAAAGATGGTTACCATGTTATTGGCTGTCATGA
- a CDS encoding hypothetical protein (NECATOR_CHRX.G23217.T1), which produces MQVRGDICTVHLSWHKNDDCGVLLLATKSGSATSTVRANGNGSESAKLEFEQLDLIPWEKGSTLTCAAYCQLFGTVAEKNLAENIAMSFCSPTTRVSRLLRTNGVPGKLVRLLDDMNQRTTTAVGTPGGCTTPFEVVTGVRQGAVAGVFLFNFATL; this is translated from the exons ATGCAAGTGCGGGGGGACATCTGCACCGTTCATCTCTCGTGGCACAAAAATGACGATTGCGGTGTGTTGTTACTGGCGACGAAAAGTGGATCTGCTACGTCAACTGTACGGGCAAACGGCAATGGCTCGGAGTCGGCTAAACTGGAGTTTGAACAGCTCGATTTGATACCATGGGAAAAAG GATCGACGTTGACATGTGCTGCCTATTGTCAGTTGTTCGGTAcggttgcagaaaaaaaccttgcgGAAAACATCGCCATGTCTTTCTGCTCTCCGACAACGCGCGTCA GCCGTCTTCTCCGCACcaatggagtaccaggaaagcttgttcgcttgcttgatgacatgaatcaacggaCAACTACTGCAGTTGGAACGCCAGGCGGATGTAcgacaccgtttgaggtggtaaccggagtaagacaaggggcagtggcaggagtcttcctgttcaattttgccACATTatga
- a CDS encoding hypothetical protein (NECATOR_CHRX.G23218.T1), with translation MTTKIQLFHRFLTIPIGKGVRQGDTIPPKLFTAAMQWIMKSLSWEERGIRVDGSFLSNLRFADDIVLFSSSNNEAETMLNELNEEGKRIGLRINRKKTQFMKKAYCEDGGVHVEGSQIVETSSYVYLGRSMNMENDLKEELNRKMRAAWVAFAAVREPTDGPRSSCPSIRLDSSSSALLRSGDGHCCHV, from the coding sequence ATGACTacgaagatacagcttttccaccgcttcCTCAcaatacccattggaaagggggtacgacaaggcgatactatacctccgaagctgttcacggctgcaatgcaatggataatgaaatcactatcctgggaagaaaggggcatacgtgttgatgggagctttctctcgaaccttcgtttcgcggacgacatcgttctcttttcgagcagtaacaatgaagcagaaacgatgctcaacgaattgaacgaagaagggaagagaataggactgcgaataaacagaaagaagacacagttcatgaagaaagcctattgcgaggacggaggagtgcacgttgaaggctcccaaatcgtggaaacttcgtcgtACGtgtacctcggacgttctatgaacatggaaaacgacttgaaggaagaactgaatagaaaaatgagagcagcatgggtagcattcgcagccgtcagggaaccaactgacggaccaagatcttcgtgcccatctattcgactcgacagttcttccagcgctttgttacgcagcggagacggacactgctgccacgtctag
- a CDS encoding hypothetical protein (NECATOR_CHRX.G23219.T1) — MEIIMERFYSNLFRSSTSVSSPFIHTGEAPPRLLPSEEGVAIKSMKPGTAPGLDFISADFLRAGNHPLHVILAAHMTSYLQKERISDQWKTSRTVLVHKKGEQEDLRNYRPICLLSVLYKVFTKIILTRISRTLNEAQPQEQAGFRQGFSCLDHIQTVSRVIEQGIPPAPCSNLCRL, encoded by the coding sequence atggaaatcattatggagaggttctactcgaaccttttccgttcatcaacttctGTGTCAAGCCCGTTCATTcacactggtgaagctccaccacggctTCTCCCTTCTGAAGAaggagtcgctatcaagagcatgaaacctggcacagcccccggacttgattttatatcagcagactttcttcgggcaggtaaccatccacttcatgtaatcttggcagcgcacatgacatcctaccttcagaaagaaaggatctcagaccagtggaagacctcgcgaaccgttcttgtccataagaaaggtgaacAAGAGGatcttcggaactaccgtccgatatgtttgctgagcgtgttatacaaagtattcaccaagatcatcctcacacgcatatcaaGGACGCTaaatgaagcccagcctcaagaacaagctggattccgccaagggttcagctgcttggaccacatccagaccgtgtcgagggtcatagaacagggaataccgcctgccccttgttctaacctttgtcgactatga
- a CDS encoding hypothetical protein (NECATOR_CHRX.G23219.T2) yields MERFYSNLFRSSTSVSSPFIHTGEAPPRLLPSEEGVAIKSMKPGTAPGLDFISADFLRAGNHPLHVILAAHMTSYLQKERISDQWKTSRTVLVHKKGEQEDLRNYRPICLLSVLYKVFTKIILTRISRTLNEAQPQEQAGFRQGFSCLDHIQTVSRVIEQGIPPAPCSNLCRL; encoded by the coding sequence atggagaggttctactcgaaccttttccgttcatcaacttctGTGTCAAGCCCGTTCATTcacactggtgaagctccaccacggctTCTCCCTTCTGAAGAaggagtcgctatcaagagcatgaaacctggcacagcccccggacttgattttatatcagcagactttcttcgggcaggtaaccatccacttcatgtaatcttggcagcgcacatgacatcctaccttcagaaagaaaggatctcagaccagtggaagacctcgcgaaccgttcttgtccataagaaaggtgaacAAGAGGatcttcggaactaccgtccgatatgtttgctgagcgtgttatacaaagtattcaccaagatcatcctcacacgcatatcaaGGACGCTaaatgaagcccagcctcaagaacaagctggattccgccaagggttcagctgcttggaccacatccagaccgtgtcgagggtcatagaacagggaataccgcctgccccttgttctaacctttgtcgactatga